The DNA region CGAGTGATACTGGCCCGGGGGAGGTGCTTGCCCGCCATTGTTGATGTAGTAGCCTAGACGGCCGTTGTCGGTATAACTGTCGCCAAAGGCGACCAGATTATCGAAGGACTTGCGGCCACGGCTGGCGGCCGCAATAGAGGCAGAGGCGCCGGCGAGAATGATAGAAAACCGCATGGCTAGCCGTTGGATGACGTGTGCGCGAGAGGACAAAACAGCAACGCCAATAGAAACATCGACAACGGGGCCATGACAAGCATTTTATGTGCCCAGCAACCCTTTGCTGGGCAATCTATCGTCCCATTCACCCGGTACAGGGAATACTATTCCGCTGCAGGCTATATTGCTGTCCCACTTACGCGAGGAGACGGGGGTGACATCGGCTCGGGATGGGAGGTCCGGGAATGGCGGCCGGGCGACTAGTACGGACCACCCGCATCGTGATGAGCAAGGGGAACGAGGATTCAACACCATTTCTCAGGAGTTCAAAGCGAAAAGACCCAAGAATTTGTCAGCTAGCCTATGGAAATGCTGAGTCGGCACGGTGTTGGCCTGGTAACATGACACAACTTGCAAGTTGTGACGGGTGAGCTCAGTCTTGGGACTCGATTGAACTGAGGTGGCCGCACAGCAGGAGGGCGAAAAATGTGAAGTGAATTTTTGTTGGCGCTAGCATCTGAAGCAGTTCTAACAAAACATAGAAGGCTGGGGTGATGTGTAGAGAATGGGTATGCTGATGGGAAGGCTCTGGGCGGGGGACAAGATCcccggctgctgctcatcatGGATTGGCCAATCATCGTCAAGGATTGCACCGGCTGAATGGTAACAACCGAAGACCTGATCAAATATTCATGTGTCGTCTGGCACTGTTATGGGGAGGAAAATCTGCAACTGAATCGGCAGACTTGCAAGAGTTGTAATCCATTTAACAATGTTTGATTGCAGTAATTCACTTGTTCTCGCTTTCTGGTATTTGGATGTGAGCGAGACTCATAATtgtgtgagggttggggcTAGGGTTAGTTAGGGTGGGAAGAATCAAGGCTGGTGAAGCGATCATCCAATTGTTGTTAGAAATGTGACGAAATCAATAATGATCAGGAGATCGATTTATTTCACTCTGGCTCCTATTTCTGTTCCAAAAAAGTTGCGTCGTCGTCAGCTTCAAAAATCACCTCTGGTGGGATGGTTTGTTTGGAGGGCCCGCCTTCCGGAACCGGGGCTGCAAGATATTTCGCCCTGACTCCTTGCCGTTAATgactcctcaacctcacttGAGCGCAACTCACTGGGAACGCACTATATAAGGATATTTGAAGATCCAAAACTGTGTTTACCTCATCATATTTGGCGATCAACACTCAAAATGTCGCCCTTCAACTTGGAAACTTGCGCTAGACCAAACATTTTGGCCCTCGAACCTTATCGCTGCGCACGAGAGTGAGATTCACCCCTTGGACTCATGAGCGCACTATCACTGACACCCAAAACAACAGCGACTACAAAGATGACGGCACCAACGTCCTTCTCGATGCCAACGAGAACGCCTATggcccccctctccctccgtccATCACAGGCCTTGTTCAGCCCCAATCCGGCCTCGGTCCTGTAATCGACCTCCCCGGCCTCAACCGCTACCCAGACCCTCACCAAGTCCCCCTCAAGCAGCTCCTCTGCAACCTCCGCCAAACCCACGTCCACACCCAAAAGAAGCTCTCCCCAGCCAACCTCttcgtcggcgtcggctcTGATGAAGCCATCGACGCCCTCATCCGCGCCTTCTGCCGCCCAGGTCAGGACAAGATTCTTGTCTGCCCGCCAACCTACGGGATGTACTCCGTCTCGGCCCAAGTAAACGACGTCTCCCTCGTcaaaatccccctcctcccgggTCCCGACTTCCAACTCGacgtcccctccatcctctccgccctctcctcccccgatgCAAGCACCATCAAGCTAGCCTACTTCTGCTCCCCGGGTAACCCAACcggctccctcctctccaaatcctccatcGGGTCGATCCTCGCCCACCCAACCTGGAACGGCGTCGTGGTCGTCGACGAGGCCTACATCGACTTCGCGCCCGACTCGGCCTCCCTCGCCGAATGGGTCGTCGAGTTCCCCAACCTCGTCGTGATGCAGACCCTCTCCAAGGCGTTCGGGCTGGCGGGTATCCGTCTCGGTGCTGCCTTCACCTCGCCCGGAATTGCCAGGCTTCTCAACGCGCTCAAGGCTCCCTACAacgtcaacaacatcacctccGCGATCGCAGAGtacgccctctcccccgccggCCTGGAGGTCATGAGGGCGAACAAGGCTGCTCTGCTGGAGCAGAGGGACAGGTTGCTGAGGGAGATGCCCACGATCCCCGGCGTGGGCAAGCTCATGGGCGGGACCGAGAGCAACTTTTTGCTGTACGAGATGCTCAACAAGGACGGGCAGCCGGACAATGCTGTTGCGCTGGCTGTGTACGAGGGTCTGGCGGAGACCAAGGGCGTGGTTGTCAGGTTCAGGGGCAAGGAGCACGGGTGCTTGGGCTGCCTGAGGATCACGGTTGGcaccgaggacgaggtgacGAGGTTCTTGgaagccatcaagaagcagctTGAGCAGGTCCGGGGGATGGATGTGCgaggcgatgaagaggagaaggagaaggctgccagTGCCGTTGTTGCGTAGGGTTAGACTACTTGAATGTTCCAGACTCGGATTGAACGTCACTggaaaaaaaacacacaaaatGAATCACCAGAAGACCATCTAGTTTTATGTATCTGCATGTCTGTATGCTTTTCCCCTGCCTAATGCAATAGATTCCAAGATTTCCTCCAGGCCACATGTTTAATGTGGCCTGCAATGCTCAAAAGGTGAAATGTAAATACAACGAAGAAAGTAAGACACGCCatcaccccaccaccccaaaagtctaccaccaccccttcacGGGAACagtcctccttctcaacgcACCCGAGGTTTGCGTCCCGGCCTCGGTCTGGGAGCCCGCCGCCGAGTCCGATTCAggtgtcggtgttggtgctggaCCTGAAGCCGTCTCAGAATCACCCTTTACGGCATTCTGATCAGCAAACGCCCTCACAGTCTTAATTTCGCCCCCCTTCAACGGTGCTTCCGCGTCCAAAGCCAATAAGCCCTGAATCGTCTCCAGCGCGGACATCTCCTGGCCCAAGCCCGGGTTTCCATCAAAGGCACCGGTATACCACTTGTGGCTGCACTGGGTCCCGCTCGCACCGCCTGTGCAAGTCTTCGCAGCCGCCTCGACCGAAGTATGCCACAATTCTTCGATCGCCGGCTTGATACTCGGAACATACCTCGCGGCCGCATAGACAAATCTCGAAAAGTACGCCTTGAAGCTCCTCATGTCCTGGTTGCACTTGTCCACCTGCTCGCACGCGTGCTCGTacatgatgttggtggcGTTCTCAAACGGGCTGAAAAAGCTCCTGCTcgcctccaccatcctctccgtCCTCTCGGTCCACTTCTTGTCCTGGGTGACGTCGGCCATGACGGCAGCTCCGTAAATGTAGATGCTGGCAGAGTAAGAAAACGTGACCGGGTTGGTGTCCTTGCAGTCCTTGCTCGCATGGGCGCCGTCGTAGACGTTTCCAAACTTGTCAATCATGCCGATGGCTTCCGTCCAGTCCCAAACCTTTTCCGCCCAGTCACTGTACGTCTTGTTCCCGGTGGCGCGGGCCAGTCTGGCCGCAATCTGGAAGAAGCCGCCGTTGCTGACGGTGTTTTTGTAGTCGAGTCCGTTCGGGTTTGAGGCAAAGATCTGCCACAAAAGCCCACCCTGGCAAGCAGTGGTATTCCACCTGCCAGCCAGCGAATCGAAAATGTTGGCACCCATATCCAACCACCCGGGAACATTCGGGTCTGGCTGGGGAAAGTTCCTCTCCGCGGCGGCCATGACAGACATTCCCCAAAATGCTTGATCGTCATTACCTTCTTGGCCAAAGTGAGTGGGGAGCATGTAGTCAAAGTCGGGGCCAACCTGATCCAAGAGTCCCCTTGCGATCAGCTTGTCGTAACTGTGGTCGCCCGTATAGTGAGAGTAGTCGAGCATGCTGCCCATCAGGGCACCGGCTTGCCACCAGTAGTAGGGCTGAGGAAGGTCAACAAATTTCTCAGGGGTGCCCGAGTAGTAAGACATGGCGTTGGCGGCGACGGTTTTGGCAACGCCCTTGATGGAGACTTTCAAGAAATTAGCACTCCCGTCAGGGCAACGATCATGCAATACGTACGTGAATCAGAGATGTTGAGCTCTTTCGGCGCAACGGCAGATATGATGACTGCCGGGACCGCTACGGGTCTCACATACTTGACAAACCTCATGGTGAGTTTGTTGCTGGAGCCTTGTGGTGTTCTTTGAGTAGTTGCGTCTGTCCGAGGACCAGCGGATGATATCGAAAGGAAAGTGGCTGCACAGCAGATAAAAGCAAAAATCGAAGGCGAGCAAACTCGGCGAAAAGGTAACGTCTTGTTGCTATCGTCTGTGTTGAGAGTGGCGTGGTTGACGATTCAGCAAAGCACCGTGACAGCGGCAACAGCAAAGTACTCTCGAACGATTCTGTGTGTTTCCCCGGGTGACCGAAATTCGTGGACTATTGTACGAAAGTGGTACAATAGAAAGTGAACAGAAAATGAATAGAGCAATAGCCTCGCGTTGCGGGCAATTGAAGTGAAAAGAACAATACCAAACGAAGGTTGGTgatcaacacacacacacccacacacacactcggTCGTCAGCAAGCTGTTGACAATATGAAAGGACAAGCTTGGACTTGGAGAACAGATGAAAAGGTCCAAACGGCCGGGACCTGTCAACTTTTAAAAAGAAGATCGGATGCAACAAACCATCTCACCGTTCAAGGTTGCATCCCTgctgcaagaagaaggagtgACCCATCACCACGGCCGATCTCCTTCTTGCGGCGCCGAGCACggctttgggggaggtgttgtcGTCTCCTGCGAGCCAATAGGGCATCTTGAACCCTGTCTCCCTGTCAATGGCAACCCCCACTGCGGGTAAGCCTTGCAACCCCTAGAATTAATTTAGCATGTTTCGTTTGCTTCGTGCACCGACTGGTGATTCCAAGACTGTGCACATGGAAGCTTGACCAGGTTGCCGAGGTTTTGAAGGGTCCAGTATGTCTTTCAGAAGCGCGCGCGTTTGTGCGCTTGCTAGGCGAGAGACCCAGGCACAGAGAAGGCTTGTCTAGGTGATTTCAAATATCAGTTTACGAGAGGGGTTTGCCTGTGGGTAAGTTATGCAAAGGGCACAGCAGAAAATGCTGCCTTCGAGAACCTTGATGCCCAGGGCACCTCAGCTGTGTTTGTGTGTTCCATTGACAATTATGTGGCAAGTGAAAGTTTGGCACTATCACCTAAAGGTGTACCAGTGTTACGGGCGTCCCCTTTCAACCTCTCATTGTCAGGAAAGTAGCTGATGGTCGGGAAACACAGGTGAATTGTCtgccatggtggtgttgaagatgttgaaCCTGAAGTCGGAGCATTTTGATGCCAAGCTTACGATGCTCCTGCGGGGCAGCGGGTGATCAGGGGCTTTCAGTTGGACAGGCCGTTGATTGGCTGCCAGCTCACGCCACGTTTCTTAGGCTGGCGTTTCTCCAAATTCtgaaacaccacctccagtGAAATCCGAACGGCTGGCCAACAGATCAGCGGACCTTGCCGCGCACGCTGTGGACAAAATAACTGACACTCCAAAAGTCCTGAAACATACCTCGAAAGTTGAAAGCTATCAGTGTTGATAGTATATTACACGTGCAACCAACTAGCAGTTGCAACCACCCTGTCCACGACGTGCCGCGCGACGGGGCGAGTCCTCTCTGAAGCTGACAGGTGCTGCCAAGTGGGTCATTCTCGCCTTGCATCTCCAGCTGAagagaggttgttgagatggCTCAGGGTGAATAGAAAGAGAGCTCCGTATCGAAGTAGGTGCATAAAAACCCGGAATATTTCCCGTCCCTATATGTTTCTGTACAACCTCGGAACTACATGCGACTCGAAAAAAGGGGTATCCGTACTTCTTTGAACCAAAAGTGAAATCGGGGAACAAAAACACCGTGCCGTGTATCTCCACCGGCCCCGATCCATAACCGGAGCACATAAAACCATCAAACGCCCGTTTCCGCGCCCCTTTACATGAATGTCAGAACAAACAAAATAACAGCCCCAGATGAGACGCCCGACAACCAGCTAGCTCTCACCGGGTCCAGGCTAAAACCGGCGCCCTTGACAGGTGAGTTCGTTAACGATGCTGCTGGTGTCCCGTCAATGTCAATCGTGTTGGGTAACGGACCCGGTGTTGTCAAAGTCAACGCGCCCCATGTTACCTCGGGCGTCGTGAAAGTCTCCGTCCACACAGTCTGCGTCGGCCCCGTGATGGTGCCCTCCCAATGGTTGACCCCGAAGGATGACGATCCTGTGCAGGTTGCGGCCGTTGTGCCGTCCAAGCTGCATTCAAGTTCGGCCGTTCTGTCACTCAGTTAGCCACTTTGATCTTTCGGATTCAGAAAACCATGGCTCGCAAACGGACAGTGTCCCAGGGGCCACGCCACCATATTTCAAAGTCCCTGGCCCTTCTGTGAAGACAAAGGGAAGGTCGCCGGCAATCTGACAACTTGGCGCCTTCTCAGCACAAAAGACCGTGTAGGTTGTTGCGGATTGGTCCTGAACAGTCGATTAATCAAAATGCTCCATCTCAACCTGGATTTCTCAATCAAAATACGTACACTGCCAATGATGCTGCCGCGAAGAGCAGCCCAGTGAGCCTCCCCGTAGCCGGGTATGTAAACCGATACGGTGGATTGGCCGTGTGCACCAGTGATTGCATGCGCTATCACAACCGTGGTGCAGATCCAGCAAGAGACTCGTCCTCCCCGGCGCCGTTCCTCTCGCCGAAATCTCATGATGTTTTGGAGGTGTGGCAGAGCGGTTACGCTTTCGATTTGGCAGCCATCGCAGCAACAGGGATATTCACAGAGAGAAATGGATTTTTtggaaggaagagaagagatgGGATTGTCACAACTCGATCTAGAACGGCAGGACAGTCATGCCCAGACCTGCGCTGTTTTGTCCGGACGATGGGAATTGCGTTCTTGGCGTTGGCGGCGCTCTTGGCGAGGGGGGGCTTCGCCAAGACATACCTCTGAGTTTTTCGTGTCGTCCAGATATAGTCGCCAAGCCGCACATCACGATGCTGCTCTTCGGGCGGTGACTTGCTTCTGTTTAAGACGAGCGCATCTGCATTGAAGTCGTGTATCTGTCGTGAACACCACATGGTTCTGCAAAATCCATGGCTTGCTGTAAGTGCCCGAACAGGTGGGTTCCAATGGGCGTTTGGCAGGGGTTGCGACAACAGTCGGCTTCAGGCTACGGTAGCTCCGACACCGATCTGAATCCTAACAACATCAAACGATCACCCGATCATTTTTCCCATGTAGCTTTTGGTTCTGGCACTTGTCGATCTTTGATATACCTCAGGGCAAAGCTGTAAACAAGGGTTGATTTTCTTGCCGTCgatcatcaccgccaaagCAACTTTGCTGCTGTATAAAACACGGGATGCGCTGTCAATCAGTTCCCGTACCACATCCAGAGGCGGGATCGCTTGCTTTTTGCTTTGCtacctccttctcttctggGACTCCCAACCGCAATTTCTGTAGACCAGATTTGTGGACCAGCCATGTTTGAGGGTAGGCATAAAGTCATACAGGGATCATGTGTTGCTGATTGATGGCTTTCCCATTGAGCGGTTTGCCCGAAATCCGGACGATTTAGTACAAGTAATTTCAGCTTCAGGGAGGGACGCGTTTGGCTGGGGTTGATACCGAATACGGAGCAAGCTGCCTAAAAGAGGTGGATATACGGTCTTAGTATCATATTTCTATAGCCCTTCTTCCATCTTAGGTTTTTAcgcgtcttcttcttgctttGTTTCGCCTGCATCTACTGAATTGAAGTCGTCACCATGGTTCGCGTTACTACTGCCTTGCTGGCCTCCGCCGGTCTCAGCACCATGGCCTCGGCCCAGGATGTCGGAGCGGCTACCACCTCAGtcacctctctcttccttcccgGCTTCGACACGCAGACCATCTGGGCTTCTGTCATCACTGCCCAGCCCGCGGCGGCAACCTACTCACTCGCATGCCCTCCCGATGCCGATTCCAACGACTGTGGCCTTGGCACAGGCTTGACTATTGTTCAGGGGGAAAGCACCTTCTCTATTGACATGCGCGGAGAGTCTGTGTAAGTTCTGTTATGACCCTTCACCCCCTGTACCGAACCTTTGCTTACATTGACTAGCACACAGCAATACGATTGCAATCTCGTGGGCAAAGAAGCCAAGTGTTATGGCTCCATCATCAGCCCTGGCGGGACTGCTCTGTTCCAGCAAGTTGCAGGTGACTACCAGAAGGAAATCCAAGCCGTAACAATCACGGCCGGCTTGGAGAAGTTGGATGTTGAGGCTGCCACTACCAGTGCCTCCGGCACTGGCGCTGTTGAGACAGGCACGCAGACCACAACCCAGACAGAGGACGCTGCCGGCTCtacgagcagcagcacagcTGGTGTCCCCCAGATTACCCAGAATGCCATCATGATGGGTGCTGCTCTTGTCGGTGCCGGCGCGATGCTTCTCTAGGGGACTTGCCATGGAAACACAGATCTGTTCGCTGAGACGTTTGCGATGTCTCTGGTTGTGTAAGAACGAGGATGCATGTAAATATGACCGTCAATAATTAGAATGGCCACCCCGGCCTGCTATGCTATGTTCAAGGACGAAACCAACCGCACATGCTCAAGGATGAGAACAACCCCCTATGCTCAGCACCACCTACTGTCCAATCTGATAGGACATTCCATGGGAGACCCCTTTAACGGCAAACAACGACCTCAGCCTCTCTAAAACAACCggtcctccctcccatcctgcCAACTAGTACAGTTGATACACCTTGCAGCCTGTTTTGTGAACCCCCGTTAGCCAACAACctaacaaccccaaaaaaaaaaaaacaaaaaaaaaaaaaaagagctCAAGAGTAGACTCACCTTCTCACTAATACTCTTCCGAC from Podospora pseudoanserina strain CBS 124.78 chromosome 1, whole genome shotgun sequence includes:
- the HIS5 gene encoding histidinol-phosphate transaminase (COG:E; BUSCO:EOG09262K9A; EggNog:ENOG503NV21): MSPFNLETCARPNILALEPYRCARDDYKDDGTNVLLDANENAYGPPLPPSITGLVQPQSGLGPVIDLPGLNRYPDPHQVPLKQLLCNLRQTHVHTQKKLSPANLFVGVGSDEAIDALIRAFCRPGQDKILVCPPTYGMYSVSAQVNDVSLVKIPLLPGPDFQLDVPSILSALSSPDASTIKLAYFCSPGNPTGSLLSKSSIGSILAHPTWNGVVVVDEAYIDFAPDSASLAEWVVEFPNLVVMQTLSKAFGLAGIRLGAAFTSPGIARLLNALKAPYNVNNITSAIAEYALSPAGLEVMRANKAALLEQRDRLLREMPTIPGVGKLMGGTESNFLLYEMLNKDGQPDNAVALAVYEGLAETKGVVVRFRGKEHGCLGCLRITVGTEDEVTRFLEAIKKQLEQVRGMDVRGDEEEKEKAASAVVA
- a CDS encoding hypothetical protein (CAZy:GH76; COG:G; EggNog:ENOG503NWGR); this translates as MRFVKYVRPVAVPAVIISAVAPKELNISDSLSIKGVAKTVAANAMSYYSGTPEKFVDLPQPYYWWQAGALMGSMLDYSHYTGDHSYDKLIARGLLDQVGPDFDYMLPTHFGQEGNDDQAFWGMSVMAAAERNFPQPDPNVPGWLDMGANIFDSLAGRWNTTACQGGLLWQIFASNPNGLDYKNTVSNGGFFQIAARLARATGNKTYSDWAEKVWDWTEAIGMIDKFGNVYDGAHASKDCKDTNPVTFSYSASIYIYGAAVMADVTQDKKWTERTERMVEASRSFFSPFENATNIMYEHACEQVDKCNQDMRSFKAYFSRFVYAAARYVPSIKPAIEELWHTSVEAAAKTCTGGASGTQCSHKWYTGAFDGNPGLGQEMSALETIQGLLALDAEAPLKGGEIKTVRAFADQNAVKGDSETASGPAPTPTPESDSAAGSQTEAGTQTSGALRRRTVPVKGWW
- a CDS encoding hypothetical protein (EggNog:ENOG503PG4U), with product MRFRREERRRGGRVSCWICTTVVIAHAITGAHGQSTVSVYIPGYGEAHWAALRGSIIGSDQSATTYTVFCAEKAPSCQIAGDLPFVFTEGPGTLKYGGVAPGTLTAELECSLDGTTAATCTGSSSFGVNHWEGTITGPTQTVWTETFTTPEVTWGALTLTTPGPLPNTIDIDGTPAASLTNSPVKGAGFSLDPVRASWLSGVSSGAVILFVLTFM
- a CDS encoding hypothetical protein (COG:S; EggNog:ENOG503P7K8), whose protein sequence is MVRVTTALLASAGLSTMASAQDVGAATTSVTSLFLPGFDTQTIWASVITAQPAAATYSLACPPDADSNDCGLGTGLTIVQGESTFSIDMRGESVTQQYDCNLVGKEAKCYGSIISPGGTALFQQVAGDYQKEIQAVTITAGLEKLDVEAATTSASGTGAVETGTQTTTQTEDAAGSTSSSTAGVPQITQNAIMMGAALVGAGAMLL